The sequence GGGCGAACAAAACAGCATTGGCTATCAGTCGGCTCGTTCTTTTATTGCCATCTTCAAACGGCTGAATATAGCTAACCCCAAGCAAAGCTACCAAGGCTTTAGCATAAGCAGTTTTCATTCTAGAAACTGCCTTAATAAGCGACTCAATCGCTTCCTCTATTTGGTAAATATTATCTGGCGGGCGGTATTTTGAACCAACAACTCCGACCCCCGCTTTTCTGAAACCCGGATTCACTCCTAATCTTTTAATTAAAATCTTATGGAGTTCTTCCAAATTCTTTCTAGTTAATTCCTTGAAAAACGAAGGGTGTTCATAAATAAACTTAAAAGCGTCTTTATGGTTGAGAATCATTCGAGTCTCTTTCTCGTCATGCCCGGCAGCCTTTTTGTTCCCTAAAATTAATTTTTCTGTATCCAGCAATGTATAAGTATTGCCTTCTATTTTTGAAGATTTCCAAGAAAGCTCGATAATCAGCCGTTCCAGCTCTTTTTTTCTGATGTAAACAGTTGAGTGTTTTAGTTTTTGTTTGTACTCTTTGGTAGCAGTTGTTAAAACCCCGAGTTCAGTATCAGAAAAAATTTCTTTTGGGAAAAAAGGAAATAACTCAAAATTATATCCTGATAAGCCATATCTTTTGTCCGGCTCAACTGAACAATACTCTTTCGCATCCACCTGAGTAGCTAACCTGCCTAACGCGCTCACAGCATAACTAACTGATCGTCCGGCTCCGGAAACAGACAAAAAACCGTTTTTTGCCATTTTAGAAAGCGTTCTTTTTACAGTAACTAAAGCAACCGAATTCCCGGTCTTAAGCATCTCTGAACGCACCTCTGAAGATTGAAGCTTGTTATTTTTTATAAAAATTAAAAGTATTTCCTGTTCTCTTTGGGTTAGTTTTAACATATTCGTATCTATTATGTTAAATAATCGTATCATAATGATACGATTTTATCAAACCAGGGAACAGGATAAGCAAACAAACTCCAACAAATGGCCGATATGCGGTTCAGCGTTAGTATAAGGAATCGCGGTGGTAATAAAAAATTTTTCTGGCATATTAAAAATATGCTTAATTATAACCAGAATCTTTAAAAAAGAGAACTCTACCACGGCCTATTGAGGCATCGTCAGTTTCTTTATTAAATATGATTTCAACTCGTCTATCTTTACCCTTTCTTGTTCAGTCGTATCCCGATCTCGAACTGTCACCGTATTATTTTCTAAAGTCTCAAAATCAATCGTAGCACAGAACGGCGTGCCAATCTCGTCTTGAGAATAATAGCGCTTGCCAATATTCCCCCGATCGTCCCAAGCAATGTTAAATGAATTATGAATTAAGAATGATGAATTATGGTTTTTAAGCATTTGGTAAACTTCACGGGCTTTAGCAACTAAATCAGGCTTATTGGCTAAAAGCGGGAAAACTGCAACTTGAAAAGGCGCTAAATAAGGCTTCAAATGTAAAACTACGCGGTCTTTATCAGAATCGTCATAAGCTTCACACAATATTGCTAAAACTGTTCTCTCTACGCCCAAACTTGGTTCAATCACATGGGGCCAGAATTCTTTACCAGTTTCAATATCGCGATATTTCAAATTTTGACCGGAAAACTTCTGGTGGTTTTTCAAATCAAAATCAGTCCGATACGCCAAACCATAAAGCTCTTTTTTGCCGAACGGAAAATCGTACATAAAATCAATCGTCCGCTTGGAATAATGAGCTCGTTCATTATCCGGCACCTCATAATCTTCAACTTTGTTTGAGTCTAAACCAATAAACTTCATCCAATCTCGCATCTGCTTCTGCCAATACTCAAAATACTTTTGCCAGTCTTCATCTGTTTTTGGTTCAGGAATAAAATACTCAATCTCCATCTGCTCGAACTCCCGAGTCCTAAAAATAAAATTTCCCGGAGTAATCTCATTTCTAAAAGCCTTGCCAATCTGAGCAATAC is a genomic window of Patescibacteria group bacterium containing:
- a CDS encoding Fic family protein translates to MLKLTQREQEILLIFIKNNKLQSSEVRSEMLKTGNSVALVTVKRTLSKMAKNGFLSVSGAGRSVSYAVSALGRLATQVDAKEYCSVEPDKRYGLSGYNFELFPFFPKEIFSDTELGVLTTATKEYKQKLKHSTVYIRKKELERLIIELSWKSSKIEGNTYTLLDTEKLILGNKKAAGHDEKETRMILNHKDAFKFIYEHPSFFKELTRKNLEELHKILIKRLGVNPGFRKAGVGVVGSKYRPPDNIYQIEEAIESLIKAVSRMKTAYAKALVALLGVSYIQPFEDGNKRTSRLIANAVLFAHNLAPLSYRSVDENDYREATLVFYEINSLAPFKKIFIEQYNFAARHYLVG
- a CDS encoding class I tRNA ligase family protein, with protein sequence MPEKFFITTAIPYTNAEPHIGHLLEFVCLSCSLV
- a CDS encoding glycine--tRNA ligase → MSKVDNNLMDKIVSFCKRRGFVFPGSEIYGGLANSWDYGPLGVELKNKIKNLWWQKFVLSRDDMVGMDGAIIMNPRVWEASGHLATFNDLLVECLSCHQRFDQEKIENGKCPNCGKNKFTEPKKFNTMFKTFIGTVEDSKSTAYLRPETAQAMFVNFKNILDTSRKTLPFGIAQIGKAFRNEITPGNFIFRTREFEQMEIEYFIPEPKTDEDWQKYFEYWQKQMRDWMKFIGLDSNKVEDYEVPDNERAHYSKRTIDFMYDFPFGKKELYGLAYRTDFDLKNHQKFSGQNLKYRDIETGKEFWPHVIEPSLGVERTVLAILCEAYDDSDKDRVVLHLKPYLAPFQVAVFPLLANKPDLVAKAREVYQMLKNHNSSFLIHNSFNIAWDDRGNIGKRYYSQDEIGTPFCATIDFETLENNTVTVRDRDTTEQERVKIDELKSYLIKKLTMPQ